The genomic DNA TTCCGCGCCGACGCCCAGGCGAAGAGCGCGGCCGCCGCCGAGCCCAGGTGCAGCTCGCCCGTCGGCGACGGAGCGAAGCGACCGCGGTACACCTAGGCCTTGGGCCCGAGGACGTCGGCCGCCGCGTTGAGCGCGCTCACGGCCGCCGGGACGCCGGCATAGCAGGCGGTCTGCATCAGCACCTCGATCAGCTCCTCGCGCTTGATGCCGAGGTTGAGGGCCCCATGGAGGTGCCCGCGCAGCTCGTCGTGCTTGCCGAGGGCCGCGAGCTGCGCGACCGTGCACAGGCTCCGGCTCCGGATGTCGAGGTTCGGGCGTGACCAGAACATGCCGAACACGAACTGCGCCACGAGCCCGAAGAATTCGGGCGCGAGCTTCTGTGCCGGCAGCTCCTGCCCGCCGGCGCGCTCGCCCCAGAGCTTCTTCGTCACTTCGATTCCGCGTGCCAGGTAGTCGTCCGCCATGGCGGCCGGCGTACGACGTTCGGCGCGGGCCGTCAACGCGGTTGACAGAGGATGCGCGCCGGAAGTACGCGACCAGGAGGGGGGATCGCCGATGGCGCGGACGCTGGCCGTCCTTGGGCTCGGGCTGATCGTGTCGGCGCACGCCGGCGCGCAGACGATCGAGGTGCCCGCGTTTCCGGTCGGCGCCCCGACGTTCGCGGACCATCTGCAGGACGTCGACGTGGCGGCCGCGCCGGATGGTGGCTTCACGGTCGTGTGGGGCGACTACCAGCTGAACAACCTGAGCGGCGGGGGCGATCACGCGACCGTGCGGCGCTTCTCGGCGGCAGGCGTGCCGCTCGCGGCCGCCGTCCGCGCCGACACGACGGCGCACGTCTTCGATCCCCACATCGCGCTCGACGGACGCGGTGGCTACGCGGCGGCGTGGTTGTGGATCGGCAACCAGCAATACCGCTACTTCGGCCAGACCCTCGGCGCGGGCGGCGAGCCCACGGGATCCGACTTCGAGATCACGCTCGACATCGCCGGCTATCCCTCCACCAACGGGCCCGTCGTCGGGACGCCGGACGGCCCCATCTTCCTGTGGGACCAGAACGGCATGTGGGGGCGGCGGCTCGACTCCGAGCGGCATCGGCGCGGCGGCGACATCCGCGTCGCCGACAACATGTACAAGACGGACGTCGACGTCCTTCCGGGTGGCGGCTTCGTCGCGACCTGGGAGGAGTTCTTCGGGGTGGCGCCGAGCATGGGGCGCCTGTTCGGTCCGACGGGGCAGCCGCGCGGCCCGGCGTTCGTCGCGAGCGACAGCTTCCACTATCCCCGCGTCGCCGTGAACCCGCGCGGCGGCTTCGTCGTCGTCGGGCAGGGGTTCGACGCGGGAGCCCAGGCGGCGCAGGTCGTCGCGCGCCGGTTCGCCGGCGACGGAACGCCGCTCGGCGCCGAGATCGTCGTCGAGCCCGGCGCGCCGGGTGTGAGCGTCGATCCGGACGTCGTCTTCGACGACCACGGCAACTTCCTCGTCGTCTGGGCGCAGTACAGCCAGTCGTCCGCGCTGCCGCCGCGCGGGCGCGCCTTCGACGTCGACGGCGTGGCGCTCGGGCCGGCGATCGACCTCGGGCCCGCCGGGAGCGCCGAGATCCGCAGCGCGCGCCTCGGGGGCGGCGGCATCGTCAACGTCTGGTACTGGTCGAGTCGCGCCACGGGGAGCATCGTCCGCATCTGCACGCCGGGGCTCGCGACCTGCGGCGACGGCGTGCGCGTAGCGGCGTGCGAGGAGTGCGACGACGGCGTCGCGAACGGCAACGCGCCAGGCGGGTGTCGCGCCGATTGCCGGCGAGCGCGCTGCGGCGACGGCGTCGTCGACGCCGGCGAGGCGTGCGACGACGGCAACACGACCTCCTGCGACGGCTGCAGCGCGGCGTGTGCGGTCGAGCCCGGCATCGCGTGCGGCGACGGCGTCCGCAACCAGGCGTGCGGCGAGGAGTGCGACGACGGCGCCGCGAACGGGAACACGCCGGACGGCTGCCGCACCGATTGCCGTCTCGCCCACTGTGGCGACGGCGTCGTCGACGCGGACGAGCAGTGCGACGACGGCAACGACACGGCGTGCGACGGGTGCGACGCCGACTGCCTGGTCGAGCCGGTGCCGCCCGCGGTGTGCGCGCCGGTCCCGATGGCGACCGCGTCGGCCGCCGACCTCGCGCGCTTCGAGCACGGCCGCCACGAGTTCGCCGAGACCGAGAACGTCGCGACCGGTCTCGGGCCGGTCTTCAACGGCGTACGCTGCGCCGAGTGTCACGCGACGCCGACGGTCGGGGGCTCGAGCGCGCGCAACGTCGTGCGCGTCGGCGCCGGGATCGGCGCCACGTACGATTCGCTCGAGGGCGTGGGTGGCCCGGTCATCCAGGAGCGGGGCATCGTGACGCCGACCTGCGCCGTCGCGGGCGAGGTCGTCCCCGCCGAGGCGACGGCCGTCACCGCGCGCAATACGCCGCCGCTCTTCGGCCTCGGGTTCATCGAGGCGATCCCCGAGATCAGCATCCGCCTCCAGCGCGAGCGCCAGCGCCCGCCGCTCTCCGGTCGCTTCAACACGAACCGCGCGACCCGCCGCATCGGACGCTTCGGGTGGAAGGCGCAGATCGCGACCATCCAGGACTTTGCGGCCGAGGCCTACCGCGACGAGCTCGGCATCACGTCACCGTTCGCGCCCGCGGAGAACGCGCCGCAGGGCGTGCCGACGACGTGCGACGGTGCACCCGAGGTCGAGGACGACGGCAACGACGTGGCGGCGTTCACCGACTTCATGACGCTACTCGCGCCCGCACCGAAGCCGCTGCCGACGCTCGAGGCGCGGCGCGGCCGGCGCTTCTTCCGGCGCTGCAAATGCCAGGGCTGCCACACCGACAAGTACCGCACGTCGCGCGTCTATCCCGTCCCCGCGCTCCGCAACCTGAAGGTGCCGCTCTTCTCCGACCTGCTCGTCCATGACATGGGCGCCGCCCTCGCCGACGGCATCGAGCAGGAGGGCGCCAGCGGCAGCGAATTCCGCACCGCTCCCCTCTGGGGCCTCCGCTTCAGCGCCCCCTACCTCCACGACGGCCGCGCCCCGACTCTCGAAGACGCCATCCTGGCCCACGGCGGCGAAGCCCAAGATTCGATCCTGCGCTTCCTAGCCCTGGACCCCGCCTCACGATCTTTCCTCGTCGCCTACCTCAACTCCCTCTGAGGCAGCACGAGCGAGACGCGCCCGCCCGCGCGCGTACGTCGCGAGGTCGGGGGCCGGGCGGAGGCGCCTGCAAAGCGGCGCGACGAAATGCGACGGCCGTGACGAGCCGTGTGTCTTCTCGCGCGGCGGAGCCGAAGCCGAAGCCCGGCCCCCGACCTCGCGGCCCCGCCTCGACCCGCGCCTCAGTCCACGCGCAGCACGATCTTCCCGAAGTGCTCGCTCGACTTCATGAGCCGATGAGCCTCGGCCGCCTGCTCGAGCGGCAGGACGGTGTGCACGACCGGCCGCAAGAGCCCCGCCGCGAGCGAATGGCCGAAGCGATCGCGCAGCGAAGCCACGATCGCCGCCTTCTCCTCGACCGATCGCGTCCGCAGGGTCGACCCGATCACCGACAGGCGGCGGATCAGCATGAGCCCCAGGTTGATCTCGCTCTGGGCGCCGCCCATGAGGCCGATCTCGACGAGGCGACCGCCGATCGCGAGCGCGCCGAGGTTCTTGGCGAGGTACTTGGCGCCGATGTGATCGAGCACGACGCCGGCGCCGCGGCCGTCCGTCAGCTCCTTCACGCGGGCCTCGAAGTCCTGCGTGTTGTAGTTGATCGCCGCGGTCGCGCCGAGCTCGACGCAGCGGCGCGCCTTGTCG from Candidatus Eisenbacteria bacterium includes the following:
- a CDS encoding carboxymuconolactone decarboxylase family protein, producing the protein MADDYLARGIEVTKKLWGERAGGQELPAQKLAPEFFGLVAQFVFGMFWSRPNLDIRSRSLCTVAQLAALGKHDELRGHLHGALNLGIKREELIEVLMQTACYAGVPAAVSALNAAADVLGPKA
- a CDS encoding di-heme oxidoredictase family protein; protein product: MARTLAVLGLGLIVSAHAGAQTIEVPAFPVGAPTFADHLQDVDVAAAPDGGFTVVWGDYQLNNLSGGGDHATVRRFSAAGVPLAAAVRADTTAHVFDPHIALDGRGGYAAAWLWIGNQQYRYFGQTLGAGGEPTGSDFEITLDIAGYPSTNGPVVGTPDGPIFLWDQNGMWGRRLDSERHRRGGDIRVADNMYKTDVDVLPGGGFVATWEEFFGVAPSMGRLFGPTGQPRGPAFVASDSFHYPRVAVNPRGGFVVVGQGFDAGAQAAQVVARRFAGDGTPLGAEIVVEPGAPGVSVDPDVVFDDHGNFLVVWAQYSQSSALPPRGRAFDVDGVALGPAIDLGPAGSAEIRSARLGGGGIVNVWYWSSRATGSIVRICTPGLATCGDGVRVAACEECDDGVANGNAPGGCRADCRRARCGDGVVDAGEACDDGNTTSCDGCSAACAVEPGIACGDGVRNQACGEECDDGAANGNTPDGCRTDCRLAHCGDGVVDADEQCDDGNDTACDGCDADCLVEPVPPAVCAPVPMATASAADLARFEHGRHEFAETENVATGLGPVFNGVRCAECHATPTVGGSSARNVVRVGAGIGATYDSLEGVGGPVIQERGIVTPTCAVAGEVVPAEATAVTARNTPPLFGLGFIEAIPEISIRLQRERQRPPLSGRFNTNRATRRIGRFGWKAQIATIQDFAAEAYRDELGITSPFAPAENAPQGVPTTCDGAPEVEDDGNDVAAFTDFMTLLAPAPKPLPTLEARRGRRFFRRCKCQGCHTDKYRTSRVYPVPALRNLKVPLFSDLLVHDMGAALADGIEQEGASGSEFRTAPLWGLRFSAPYLHDGRAPTLEDAILAHGGEAQDSILRFLALDPASRSFLVAYLNSL